In Thermithiobacillus tepidarius DSM 3134, the genomic window GGATCGCATCCTGCAGCTTGAGCATGTCCCGGCGCAGCGCGACGCCCGCCGCCACGCTGGTATTCAATTCCTGTCCGATTGCCTGCTCCTCGCTGGCCAGGGTGCCGGCGGGCGCGGCGCTCACATCCCTTTCCGCGACGACGAGATCCCCCGGCGTGAGGCGCTGTCCCGCCGCCAAGGGCCGGCTCGCCACCAGCACCGGGGCCAGCAGCTGCAGCCTGACGGGAACGTATACGGTCCACTGGCTTGGGGCGCGGCATTGGACGGTGACGGTTTGGGCCGTGCGGGCAGTGCCGCTGCCCAGGGTGGCGAGGTGCAGGTCCCGGCATTGGGGCAGGCGCAGCCGGGAGTCGAGCGGCGCGGCCTGGATGCGCAGCCGCCCGGGCGCGGCCGTGCTCTGGCTGCGCACGTAATCCTCGACGCGCTGCAGCAAATCCGCGTGGCTGTGCCAGGTCGCCGCGCCGGCCGCCGGGCTCGCCGCCCATAGCATCCCGATCAGCAGCGCCAGACTCCGGGTATGCATACTGTATCCCTCCTCTCGATCCATTTGCGGATGCAAAACACATGCCCTTTGCCTGCTGGCGCGCAGGTTGCTCAAGCATCGCGTGCGGTGCGGCGCTTCCCCTGGGAGCTTGTCGTCGCGGAGTCAAAAAAATGACAACGTCGCCATGGCGACGCAGTTTGCAGGCGAGCATGGCAGCCGCATCCGGGCACTCGCCAGGCTGGCGTTCGCGGGCTGTCACGGCGCGTGCCGCAGCCGCCGCCGGAATCCGCGGCAACCCTGCCGCAGCGGCAAGGCGTTGCCGCCGTGTGCTGCCGCCGTCCTGTCGGTGTTTTGAATGTGTTTTCAGATTCAGCTACTTGCTGTTGGCGCGCGAGTGGCACGATCCCTGCATTGGGGATGGCGGGTAGACAGCTTCGAGGTTCGGCTCATGAAGAACGGTTTGGATGACGCGTTGCGCTTTTACGATACGGCTCTCAGTCTGCGCACTTACCGGCAGCAACTGCTGGCCGCCAATATCACCAATGCGGACACGCCCAATTACAAGGCGGTGGACCTGGACTTCGCCCGGGCCCTGCGCGCGGCCCAGGCAGGGCAGGGCGGCAACGTAAATTTGACGGTGGATCACCCGCGACACCTGCAGGCCGCC contains:
- the flgA gene encoding flagellar basal body P-ring formation chaperone FlgA; amino-acid sequence: MHTRSLALLIGMLWAASPAAGAATWHSHADLLQRVEDYVRSQSTAAPGRLRIQAAPLDSRLRLPQCRDLHLATLGSGTARTAQTVTVQCRAPSQWTVYVPVRLQLLAPVLVASRPLAAGQRLTPGDLVVAERDVSAAPAGTLASEEQAIGQELNTSVAAGVALRRDMLKLQDAIHQGQAVALVAESKGLRLTAEGVALQNGKAGQYIAARNSRSGVVVRGLVQENGELRIPF
- the flgB gene encoding flagellar basal body rod protein FlgB, whose amino-acid sequence is MKNGLDDALRFYDTALSLRTYRQQLLAANITNADTPNYKAVDLDFARALRAAQAGQGGNVNLTVDHPRHLQAAHFNPLGTQAMFRRDSQVGIDGNSVNLDEEQSKFAENAIQYQAGITFLSGKIKSLLTAIRGE